A genomic region of Mitsuaria sp. 7 contains the following coding sequences:
- a CDS encoding TIGR03016 family PEP-CTERM system-associated outer membrane protein, whose protein sequence is MMRANVLRRRPLPCGAPGSPVRAACLVALGLAAALAQTPAAAQDDGTAAAGSRKGIVFTPRVSVSETWTDNLALSPDNSRDRAFITTVSPGLTISSNTGAIRGSFDYTLDGIVYTKSDRDARLQNQLSTRLTAELVQSALFIDVTGNISQQSISAFGQQSPDGKLDSPNRTETRTLQVSPYWRGRLGSFAGFELRAMGQMRNSSEGGAGATSGSGNTKEGSLSLNLFGPAGRELNWGLNTSTSRMHFEQTGIDYRTTSVIGSLNWVPDVDWGLGLTGGRERSDYFGPEATSVYGANLRWSPGPRTKFSAEWQHHSYGNSHNLSFEHRMAQFSMRANSSQSVSTGETPTAATNYQLLDLQFGSLEPDPVKRDAFVRGLLAALGLDPNSFSGTGFLSNTASLQRRSDLSLIWTGPRVTVTLSGNDNNSRRLINSPTGVGSGDLALTDRVRQRGATVSVGYRLTPLANANVSYSRQNSRGDGGVGGNDMRTLTANATYRLGPRTDAAFGLRQTKFDDTSLFATSYQENAIYASLTQRF, encoded by the coding sequence ATGATGCGGGCCAACGTCCTCCGCCGCCGGCCGCTTCCCTGCGGCGCTCCGGGCTCCCCGGTCCGCGCCGCCTGTCTCGTGGCGCTGGGTCTGGCCGCGGCCCTGGCGCAGACGCCGGCCGCCGCCCAGGATGACGGCACCGCCGCCGCGGGCTCGCGCAAGGGCATCGTCTTCACGCCGCGGGTCAGCGTCTCCGAGACCTGGACCGACAACCTCGCGCTGTCGCCCGACAACTCGCGCGACCGTGCCTTCATCACGACGGTGTCGCCGGGCCTGACGATCTCCAGCAACACCGGCGCGATACGCGGCAGTTTCGACTACACGCTCGACGGCATCGTCTACACGAAGAGCGACCGCGACGCGCGGCTCCAGAACCAGCTGAGCACCCGCCTCACGGCGGAACTGGTGCAGTCGGCGCTGTTCATCGACGTGACCGGCAACATCAGCCAGCAGTCGATCTCGGCCTTCGGCCAGCAGTCGCCGGACGGCAAGCTGGACAGCCCCAACCGCACGGAGACGCGCACGCTGCAGGTCTCGCCGTACTGGCGCGGCCGGCTGGGCAGCTTCGCGGGCTTCGAGCTGCGGGCGATGGGCCAGATGCGCAATTCCAGCGAGGGCGGCGCCGGGGCGACCAGCGGCAGCGGCAACACCAAGGAAGGCTCGCTGTCGCTGAACCTCTTCGGTCCCGCCGGCCGCGAACTCAACTGGGGCTTGAACACGTCCACGTCGCGCATGCACTTCGAGCAGACCGGCATCGACTACCGCACCACCAGCGTGATCGGGTCGCTGAACTGGGTGCCCGACGTCGACTGGGGCCTCGGCCTCACCGGCGGCCGCGAACGCAGCGACTACTTCGGTCCCGAGGCCACGTCCGTCTACGGCGCCAACCTGCGCTGGTCGCCCGGCCCGCGGACCAAGTTCTCCGCCGAGTGGCAGCACCACAGCTACGGCAACAGCCACAACCTGAGCTTCGAGCACCGCATGGCGCAGTTCTCGATGCGGGCCAACAGCAGCCAGAGCGTCAGCACCGGCGAGACGCCGACGGCCGCGACCAACTACCAGCTGCTCGACCTGCAGTTCGGCAGCCTGGAGCCCGATCCGGTCAAGCGCGATGCGTTCGTGCGCGGGCTGCTGGCCGCGCTGGGCCTCGATCCGAATTCGTTCAGCGGTACCGGCTTCCTGAGCAACACCGCGTCGCTGCAACGTCGCAGCGACCTGTCGCTGATCTGGACCGGCCCGCGGGTGACGGTCACGCTCAGCGGCAACGACAACAACAGCCGCCGCCTCATCAACTCCCCGACTGGCGTGGGCAGCGGCGACCTGGCGCTGACGGACCGCGTGCGCCAGCGCGGCGCGACGGTGTCGGTCGGCTACCGGCTCACGCCGCTGGCCAACGCCAACGTGAGCTACTCGCGGCAGAACTCCCGCGGCGACGGCGGCGTGGGCGGCAACGACATGCGCACGCTGACGGCCAACGCCACCTACCGCCTGGGCCCCCGCACCGACGCGGCCTTCGGCCTGCGCCAGACCAAGTTCGACGACACCAGCCTGTTCGCCACCAGCTATCAGGAAAACGCGATCTACGCATCGCTGACCCAGCGTTTTTAA
- a CDS encoding XrtA-associated tyrosine autokinase, translated as MTSLIEQAAARLEQLKQAGVDVGPATAAAPVTAPAATAAPAAPAAPAAPALAATVAPSVQPVPVAAPAVFRSPGDATSKRVDLDLEALAAQGFLTPNAPRTVMADQYRNIKRPLIRNAMNRGAASLNHANLIMVTSALPGEGKSFTSLNLAMSIAAEFDSTVMLVDADVARPSMLRMLGLPPGPGLLDVLEKEADMASVLLKTNVDKLTLLPSGRPHARATELLASDAMTALLDDMAKRYPDRIIIFDSPPLLLTTESRVLATHMGQIVIVVQAERTPQSAVQQAVAAIEHCPLKMLLLNQASNKRSSGYGYGYGYGYGYGYGYGAADGQGHAPDAASNPAASPDRA; from the coding sequence ATGACGAGCCTGATCGAACAAGCCGCCGCGCGGCTGGAACAACTGAAACAGGCCGGCGTCGACGTCGGCCCGGCCACGGCCGCCGCGCCGGTGACCGCGCCGGCGGCGACTGCCGCACCCGCAGCACCCGCGGCACCCGCGGCACCCGCCTTGGCGGCGACGGTCGCACCGTCGGTCCAGCCGGTCCCGGTGGCGGCGCCGGCGGTGTTCCGCTCCCCCGGCGACGCGACCTCCAAGCGCGTGGACCTGGACCTCGAGGCGCTGGCCGCGCAGGGCTTCCTGACGCCCAACGCGCCGCGCACCGTGATGGCGGACCAGTACCGCAACATCAAGCGCCCGCTGATCCGCAACGCGATGAACCGGGGCGCCGCGTCGCTCAATCACGCCAACCTGATCATGGTGACCAGCGCGCTGCCCGGCGAGGGCAAGAGCTTCACCTCCTTGAACCTGGCCATGTCGATCGCGGCCGAGTTCGACAGCACCGTGATGCTGGTGGACGCCGACGTCGCCCGCCCGTCGATGCTGCGCATGCTGGGCCTGCCGCCCGGTCCCGGCCTGCTCGACGTGCTGGAGAAGGAGGCCGACATGGCCAGCGTCCTGCTCAAGACCAACGTCGACAAGCTGACGCTGCTGCCCAGCGGCCGTCCCCACGCGCGCGCCACCGAACTGCTGGCCAGCGATGCGATGACCGCGCTGCTGGACGACATGGCCAAGCGCTATCCGGACCGGATCATCATCTTCGACAGCCCGCCGCTGCTGCTGACCACCGAGTCCCGGGTGCTGGCCACGCACATGGGCCAGATCGTCATCGTCGTGCAGGCCGAACGCACGCCGCAGAGCGCGGTGCAGCAGGCGGTCGCCGCGATCGAGCACTGCCCGCTGAAGATGCTGCTGCTCAACCAGGCCAGCAACAAGCGCAGCAGCGGCTACGGCTACGGCTACGGGTATGGCTACGGGTATGGCTACGGCTACGGCGCCGCGGACGGGCAGGGCCATGCGCCGGACGCCGCGTCCAACCCGGCCGCCAGCCCGGACCGGGCCTGA
- a CDS encoding XrtA system polysaccharide chain length determinant — protein MDSLIAQLMAVFKRMWRYRWPGLIASWLAAIGAAIVVFVVPDRYEASARVYVDTQSILKPLMSGMAVLSNTEQQVNMLSRTLISRPNVEKLVRMADLDLKATSKSDQEALIDRVTRNLSIQTAGNTANNLYLLSYRDSSPEISKKVVASLLSIFMESSLGASRKDSTTAATFLNEQIKTYETKLEEAEGRRKEFRLRNLQLTQADGKDAAARLAEASNQLEAARLQLREAVNARDAARQQIEAERKRNQPGTSLQSLMQESAQKFATPELDNRIVELKRNLDQMQQRYTDAHPDIVNVKRQIRDLEDQRRKEVAELQKAALANPSPTGGPNDSLANQELARILAGKEVEVAQIRARVDEYSSRYTSAQGAIKLAPQLEAEFAQLNRDYDIIKKNYQEMVERRESASLSTDLDNTSGVADFRIIDPPRASPKPVSPNRLMLLAGGLVVAVLAGLVTAFAASQIRPVFHDLNELRHRLELPILGAVSRQETREDRRRQKVDLLRFGVASGSLVSLYAVGLIGMAIWISRQAG, from the coding sequence ATGGATTCCCTCATCGCGCAACTGATGGCCGTGTTCAAGCGGATGTGGCGCTACCGCTGGCCGGGGCTGATCGCATCCTGGCTGGCCGCCATCGGCGCGGCCATCGTCGTGTTCGTCGTGCCCGACCGCTATGAGGCCAGCGCGCGCGTGTACGTCGACACGCAGTCCATCCTCAAGCCGCTGATGTCGGGCATGGCCGTGCTCTCCAACACCGAGCAGCAGGTCAACATGCTCAGCCGCACGTTGATCAGCCGGCCCAACGTCGAGAAGCTGGTGCGCATGGCCGACCTGGACCTGAAGGCCACCAGCAAGTCGGACCAGGAAGCGCTGATCGACCGCGTCACCCGCAACCTGTCGATCCAGACCGCCGGCAACACGGCCAACAACCTGTACCTGCTGTCCTACCGCGACTCGTCGCCGGAGATCTCCAAGAAGGTCGTGGCCTCGCTGCTGTCGATCTTCATGGAGTCCAGCCTGGGCGCCAGCCGCAAGGACAGCACCACCGCCGCGACTTTCCTGAACGAGCAGATCAAGACCTACGAGACCAAGCTCGAGGAGGCCGAGGGACGCCGCAAGGAATTCCGCCTGCGCAACCTGCAGCTGACGCAGGCCGACGGCAAGGACGCCGCCGCGCGCCTGGCCGAGGCGAGCAACCAGCTCGAAGCCGCCCGCCTGCAGCTGCGCGAGGCCGTCAACGCCCGCGACGCCGCACGTCAGCAGATCGAGGCCGAACGCAAGCGCAACCAGCCCGGTACCAGCCTGCAGAGCCTGATGCAGGAGAGCGCGCAGAAGTTCGCGACGCCGGAGCTGGACAACCGCATCGTCGAGCTCAAGCGCAACCTGGACCAGATGCAGCAGCGCTACACCGACGCGCACCCGGACATCGTCAACGTGAAGCGCCAGATCCGCGACCTGGAAGACCAGCGCCGCAAGGAAGTCGCCGAGCTCCAGAAGGCCGCGCTGGCCAATCCGTCGCCGACCGGCGGCCCCAACGACAGCCTGGCCAACCAGGAACTGGCCCGCATCCTGGCGGGCAAGGAAGTCGAGGTCGCGCAGATCCGCGCCCGCGTCGACGAGTACAGCTCGCGCTACACCTCCGCGCAAGGCGCGATCAAGCTGGCGCCGCAGCTCGAGGCCGAGTTCGCGCAGCTGAACCGCGACTACGACATCATCAAGAAGAACTACCAGGAGATGGTCGAGCGCCGCGAGTCGGCCTCGCTGTCGACCGACCTGGACAACACCTCGGGCGTCGCCGATTTCCGCATCATCGACCCGCCGCGCGCGTCGCCCAAGCCGGTGTCGCCGAACCGGCTGATGCTGCTGGCCGGCGGCCTCGTCGTGGCGGTGCTGGCCGGTCTGGTCACGGCCTTCGCCGCGAGCCAGATCCGCCCGGTCTTCCACGACCTCAACGAACTGCGCCACCGTCTGGAACTGCCGATCCTGGGCGCCGTGTCGCGCCAGGAGACGCGCGAGGACCGCCGTCGCCAGAAGGTGGACCTGCTGCGCTTCGGCGTCGCATCGGGAAGCCTGGTGAGCCTGTATGCGGTCGGCCTGATCGGCATGGCCATCTGGATCAGCCGCCAGGCCGGGTGA
- a CDS encoding XrtA/PEP-CTERM system exopolysaccharide export protein, translating into MVKNTGLKIVSVKAAHAALLAVAAALAGCSTTGGLPPAPVAASQADYSYVVGAGDQLNIIVWRNPELSLTVPVRPDGKIAAPLIDELPVQGKNSVEVARDIEKQLGKYVRDPVVTVIVTSFVGPYSEQIRVVGEAAKPMFLPYKQKMTLLDVMIAVGGLTDFAAGNSASILRTAEGNKQYSVRLKDLIRRGDVSANVEMRPGDILIIPQSFF; encoded by the coding sequence ATGGTGAAGAACACTGGATTGAAGATCGTTTCCGTCAAGGCGGCACACGCTGCGTTGCTGGCCGTCGCCGCGGCGCTCGCCGGCTGCTCGACCACGGGCGGTCTGCCGCCCGCGCCGGTCGCCGCCTCGCAGGCGGACTACAGCTACGTCGTCGGTGCCGGCGACCAGCTCAACATCATCGTCTGGCGCAATCCGGAGCTGTCGCTGACGGTGCCGGTCCGCCCCGACGGCAAGATCGCCGCCCCGCTGATCGACGAGCTGCCGGTGCAGGGCAAGAACTCCGTCGAGGTCGCCCGCGACATCGAAAAGCAGCTCGGCAAGTACGTGCGCGATCCGGTGGTGACCGTGATCGTGACCAGCTTCGTGGGCCCGTACAGCGAGCAGATCCGCGTCGTCGGCGAAGCCGCCAAGCCGATGTTCCTGCCCTACAAGCAGAAGATGACGCTGCTGGACGTGATGATCGCCGTGGGCGGCCTGACCGACTTCGCGGCCGGCAACTCGGCCTCCATCCTGCGGACCGCGGAAGGCAACAAGCAGTACTCGGTGCGCCTCAAGGACCTGATCCGTCGCGGCGACGTGTCCGCTAACGTCGAGATGCGCCCGGGCGACATCCTGATCATTCCGCAGAGCTTCTTCTGA
- a CDS encoding ThiF family adenylyltransferase, with protein sequence MTRDTPSGFVFDYDRAFSRNIGWVTKDEQQRLRRARVAVAGLGGVGGAHVLTLSRLGISNFNIADFDEFDVHNMNRQAAAFMSSMGRPKIDVVSEMARDINPESDIRLFREGVTDANLDEFLKGVDVYVDSLDFFVLEVRRKVFRRCRELGIPAMTAAPLGMGTAFLYFSPIGMTFEDYFQVDGRDHEEQYARFIAGVSPAMLSRQYLVAPEAVNFKEKRGPSTGMACELCAGLMGTSVLKLLLNRGALRAAPWGMHFDAYRGRLKHTWRPWGNAHPLQRLLIALIKPVLRGK encoded by the coding sequence ATGACGCGAGACACCCCTTCCGGTTTTGTCTTCGATTACGACCGCGCGTTCTCGCGCAATATCGGCTGGGTCACGAAGGACGAGCAGCAGCGCCTGCGCCGGGCCCGCGTGGCGGTGGCCGGATTGGGCGGCGTCGGTGGCGCGCACGTGCTGACCCTGTCGCGCCTGGGAATCTCCAACTTCAATATCGCCGACTTCGATGAGTTCGATGTCCACAACATGAATCGCCAGGCGGCGGCATTCATGTCGTCGATGGGCCGCCCCAAGATCGACGTGGTCTCGGAAATGGCCCGCGACATCAACCCGGAAAGCGACATCCGCCTTTTCCGCGAGGGCGTGACCGACGCCAACCTCGACGAGTTCCTGAAGGGCGTCGACGTGTATGTCGACAGCCTCGACTTCTTCGTCCTCGAGGTGCGCCGCAAGGTTTTCCGCCGCTGCCGCGAGCTGGGCATCCCGGCGATGACGGCCGCTCCTCTGGGAATGGGCACGGCCTTCCTGTACTTCAGCCCGATCGGGATGACGTTTGAAGACTATTTCCAGGTCGATGGCCGCGACCACGAGGAGCAGTATGCGCGCTTCATCGCCGGGGTATCTCCGGCGATGCTCAGTCGCCAGTATCTGGTCGCGCCCGAGGCGGTGAACTTCAAGGAAAAGCGTGGCCCCTCGACGGGAATGGCCTGCGAGTTGTGCGCGGGTCTCATGGGCACCAGCGTGCTGAAGCTGCTGCTGAATCGCGGCGCGTTGCGCGCGGCACCGTGGGGCATGCATTTCGACGCCTATCGCGGCCGTCTCAAGCACACCTGGCGGCCCTGGGGAAATGCCCATCCGCTGCAGCGCCTCCTGATTGCGCTGATCAAGCCGGTGCTGCGCGGAAAATAG
- a CDS encoding PEP-CTERM sorting domain-containing protein: MFKQAKLAMAAMTLAAATLPAMAAPLYINTGQDFVPEPNGSTNTTTFDQLGYSGTLATSIYLGSPATPGTTVIDTNIPSVMNFYGFSAGTHTTLSGGSASFNYPNAPAQTNIDSLNNPTNPSDLNGFVGGVGFPAYGFGNVGGLGGAWGLTYSYQIVGKTVDSNGDGVSDYVAYNSGVFSVFYQSAATDPNNGKEVLRLIVTGSEIELTNLNVKGYVDYSYAGGDTFVQNFFNSGDGLGSLYSNWLNNNISVSWVLDTNVDPPIPTANQLYNAGGGLIRQSTLDGSLVINVPEPGTLALVGLALAGVGFAQRRRALRK; this comes from the coding sequence ATGTTCAAGCAAGCAAAGCTCGCAATGGCCGCGATGACGCTGGCCGCCGCGACGTTGCCGGCGATGGCAGCACCGCTGTACATCAACACCGGGCAAGACTTCGTTCCCGAACCCAACGGTTCGACGAACACCACGACGTTCGACCAACTGGGTTACAGCGGCACGCTGGCGACCTCGATCTACCTGGGCTCGCCGGCTACGCCCGGCACCACGGTGATCGACACCAACATCCCGTCGGTGATGAACTTCTACGGCTTCTCGGCCGGCACCCACACCACGCTGTCGGGCGGTTCCGCTTCGTTCAACTACCCGAACGCGCCGGCACAGACCAACATCGACTCGCTGAACAACCCGACCAACCCGTCCGATCTGAACGGTTTCGTCGGCGGCGTGGGCTTCCCGGCCTACGGCTTCGGCAACGTCGGCGGCCTGGGCGGCGCCTGGGGCCTGACCTACTCGTACCAGATCGTCGGCAAGACCGTTGACTCCAACGGCGACGGCGTGTCCGACTACGTGGCGTACAACAGCGGCGTGTTCAGCGTGTTCTACCAGAGCGCTGCGACCGATCCGAACAACGGCAAGGAAGTCCTGCGCCTGATCGTCACGGGTTCGGAAATCGAGCTGACCAACCTGAACGTCAAGGGCTACGTCGACTACAGCTACGCTGGCGGCGACACCTTCGTCCAGAACTTCTTCAACTCCGGTGACGGCCTGGGCTCGCTGTACAGCAACTGGCTGAACAACAACATCTCGGTCAGCTGGGTGCTCGACACCAACGTCGATCCTCCGATCCCGACCGCGAACCAGCTGTACAACGCCGGTGGCGGCCTGATCCGTCAGTCGACCCTGGACGGCTCGCTGGTGATCAACGTGCCGGAACCTGGCACGCTGGCTCTGGTCGGCCTGGCCCTGGCCGGTGTGGGCTTCGCCCAACGCCGCCGCGCCCTGCGCAAGTAA
- a CDS encoding TolC family protein produces MTDTSRRRSLRRASLSSFRLTAGATVVLTALCAFSASAWAQDPPPSRCSDERTLPPAQLSARDTALLDVGDSDPRSQLQELINRSLARSKALGATRLLTQAAEADFEEAKSQRLPTVTMGITAGHTGTVVPGNGSIDNSSGLQGRGSLSVTAPIYDSGRITKLTEWRSQLLEAARYGQSSAEEQVALQTVSLALDRGRYQLQAQVYSQYVRKMSCLVEALEIITKADRGRASELVQAQKSLQQADLSYEQTTSALRQTEVRLKRFVGDELPRGAAMSSVLARLPDLNEMLADVMVSPDVSAAAAQAQAQRSYAESVRAGQQPSVSLLVSGNSTIGQARQTDWIGGVTVNIPIVQPGADSALTSARRRAQAASLQRDETIEAKRYRVQEMYEAASSSLDRSRRLVDILRSSERVRGFTLQQWQQLGKRSLFDVMGAESDYYSNRIAHVNALYDAQQVVAIIWSQGRGVVTPLR; encoded by the coding sequence ATGACCGACACCTCCCGGCGCCGCAGCCTGCGGCGCGCCTCCCTCTCCTCCTTCCGACTGACCGCTGGCGCGACCGTCGTCCTGACCGCGCTCTGCGCGTTCAGCGCGTCCGCCTGGGCGCAGGATCCGCCGCCGAGCCGCTGTTCCGATGAGCGCACGCTGCCCCCCGCGCAGCTATCCGCCAGGGACACCGCGCTGCTGGACGTGGGCGACTCAGATCCGCGCTCGCAACTGCAGGAGCTGATCAACCGCTCGCTTGCCCGCAGCAAGGCGCTGGGCGCGACGCGGCTGCTCACACAGGCGGCGGAGGCGGACTTCGAGGAAGCCAAGTCGCAGCGTCTGCCGACGGTGACCATGGGCATCACGGCCGGTCACACCGGCACCGTCGTGCCGGGCAACGGCTCGATCGACAATTCCAGCGGCCTGCAGGGGCGCGGCTCGCTGAGCGTGACCGCGCCGATCTACGACTCCGGCCGCATCACCAAGCTCACCGAATGGCGTTCCCAGCTGCTCGAGGCCGCGCGTTACGGACAGTCGAGCGCCGAGGAGCAGGTGGCGCTCCAGACCGTGTCGCTGGCGCTCGATCGCGGCCGTTATCAATTGCAGGCGCAGGTCTACAGCCAGTACGTGCGCAAGATGTCGTGCCTGGTCGAAGCCCTGGAGATCATCACCAAGGCCGACCGCGGCCGCGCCAGCGAGCTGGTGCAGGCGCAGAAGAGCCTGCAGCAGGCCGACCTGTCATACGAGCAGACGACCTCGGCGCTGCGCCAGACCGAGGTGCGCCTGAAGCGCTTCGTCGGCGACGAGCTGCCGCGCGGCGCGGCGATGAGTTCCGTCCTCGCGCGCCTGCCGGACCTCAACGAAATGCTGGCCGACGTCATGGTCTCGCCCGACGTGTCGGCCGCCGCCGCGCAGGCGCAGGCGCAGCGCAGTTATGCGGAATCCGTGCGCGCCGGGCAGCAGCCCAGCGTGAGCCTGCTGGTCAGCGGCAATTCGACGATCGGCCAGGCACGGCAGACCGACTGGATAGGCGGCGTGACGGTCAATATCCCGATCGTGCAGCCGGGGGCCGACTCCGCGCTGACCTCGGCGCGGCGACGCGCGCAGGCAGCGTCGCTGCAGCGCGATGAAACGATCGAAGCCAAGCGCTATCGCGTGCAGGAGATGTACGAGGCGGCGTCCTCGTCGCTCGACCGTTCGCGCCGGCTGGTCGACATCCTGCGCAGCAGCGAGCGCGTCCGCGGCTTCACGCTGCAGCAGTGGCAGCAACTCGGCAAGCGGTCGCTCTTCGACGTGATGGGCGCGGAGAGCGACTACTACTCGAACCGCATCGCGCATGTGAACGCGCTCTACGACGCCCAGCAGGTCGTGGCGATCATCTGGTCGCAAGGACGCGGCGTAGTGACGCCGCTACGCTGA
- a CDS encoding HlyD family type I secretion periplasmic adaptor subunit, giving the protein MSQSRTLSREEGLFVGSVQSALIDEPLPRAVWALYLMAAVLLVGLAWSSIATVDEVTRSDARIVPDGKEQVIASLESGTLGKLLVHEGEEVEAGEALAELDPTRAEAAENESQAKRLGLMAQVSRLRAEALGVPLKFADEVKGVQRLVDSETEVFETRRRVLEEATASINRSIGLLATEQKMAQDMASKGLMSNVEVMRVTRQVNELQQQRNERISRFRQDSSTELSKAQTDLAQLDEQLVVRRDAVTRSVLKSPVKGLVKNIKMNTVGGVITSGTPIMEIVPIGPRILIEARIKPKEIGYIQVGQTAVVKLNGYDFNVNGGLHGKIEYVSPDALGETEKNNEGTYYRVLITAERNTLRAKGEPLPVIPGMTAMVDIRTGERSVLSYLLRPMLKSKEALRER; this is encoded by the coding sequence ATGTCGCAGTCCCGCACCCTCAGCCGCGAAGAAGGCCTGTTCGTCGGCAGCGTCCAGTCGGCGCTGATCGACGAGCCGTTGCCGCGCGCCGTCTGGGCGCTCTACCTGATGGCGGCGGTGTTGCTCGTCGGGTTGGCCTGGTCGTCGATCGCCACGGTCGACGAGGTCACCCGCAGCGATGCGCGCATCGTGCCGGACGGCAAGGAGCAGGTCATCGCCAGCCTGGAGTCCGGCACGCTGGGCAAGCTGCTGGTCCATGAAGGCGAGGAAGTGGAGGCCGGCGAGGCGCTGGCCGAGCTGGATCCGACCCGCGCCGAGGCCGCCGAGAACGAAAGCCAGGCCAAGCGCCTGGGCCTGATGGCGCAGGTCTCCCGGTTGCGCGCCGAGGCGCTGGGCGTGCCGCTGAAGTTCGCCGACGAGGTCAAGGGCGTGCAACGCCTGGTCGACAGCGAGACCGAGGTCTTCGAGACCCGTCGCCGCGTCCTGGAAGAGGCCACGGCCAGCATCAACCGCAGCATCGGCCTGCTCGCCACCGAGCAGAAGATGGCGCAGGACATGGCGTCGAAGGGCTTGATGTCCAACGTCGAGGTGATGCGCGTCACGCGCCAGGTCAACGAACTGCAGCAGCAGCGCAACGAGCGCATCAGCCGCTTCCGCCAGGACTCGAGCACCGAGCTGTCGAAGGCGCAGACCGACCTCGCGCAGCTGGATGAACAGCTCGTCGTACGCCGCGACGCGGTTACGCGCTCGGTGCTGAAGTCGCCGGTCAAGGGCCTGGTGAAGAACATCAAGATGAACACCGTCGGCGGTGTCATCACCTCGGGCACGCCGATCATGGAGATCGTCCCCATCGGCCCGCGCATCCTGATCGAGGCGCGCATCAAGCCCAAGGAGATCGGCTACATCCAGGTGGGTCAGACGGCCGTCGTCAAGCTCAACGGCTACGACTTCAACGTCAACGGCGGCCTGCACGGCAAGATCGAGTACGTGAGTCCCGACGCGCTCGGCGAGACCGAGAAGAACAACGAAGGCACCTACTACCGCGTCCTGATCACGGCCGAGCGCAACACGCTGCGCGCCAAGGGCGAGCCGCTGCCGGTCATCCCCGGCATGACGGCGATGGTGGACATCCGTACCGGCGAGCGCTCCGTGCTGAGCTACCTGCTGCGTCCGATGCTGAAGTCCAAGGAAGCGCTGCGCGAGCGTTGA